A window of the Pseudomonas gozinkensis genome harbors these coding sequences:
- a CDS encoding LysR family transcriptional regulator, which produces MHFDLTDLRLYLHILDSGNITAGAARSHLSLAAASARIRAMEASLGTEFLERGRRGVTPTPAGKALAQHARVMLQQAERLQQDLAEYARGVKGQVRLLCNTTALSEYLPEVLADFLRQHPNLDIDLQELPSARITHALRQGAADLGIVSDAIDTTDLQTRAFHDDPLVLILPLQHPLSDATEISFSDALRHDFVGLHADSALAVYLEEQALHSGSRMQIRIRADGFDGVMRMVARGAGLGIVPLAAVQRAGPQSFKTLPMNEGWAMRKLLLCARDFSTLPPYATALLQALALPGD; this is translated from the coding sequence ATGCACTTCGACCTCACCGACCTGCGCCTGTACCTGCACATCCTCGACAGCGGCAACATCACCGCCGGCGCCGCGCGCAGCCATCTGTCGCTGGCGGCGGCCAGTGCGCGGATCCGGGCGATGGAAGCATCGTTGGGCACCGAGTTTCTTGAGCGCGGGCGCCGTGGTGTCACGCCGACGCCGGCCGGCAAAGCCCTGGCGCAACATGCGCGGGTGATGCTGCAACAGGCCGAACGCCTGCAACAGGATCTGGCCGAATACGCCCGCGGCGTCAAAGGCCAGGTGCGCTTACTGTGCAACACCACGGCGCTCAGCGAATACCTGCCGGAGGTGCTGGCGGATTTCCTGCGTCAGCATCCCAACCTCGACATCGATCTGCAGGAACTGCCCAGCGCCCGTATCACTCATGCCTTACGCCAGGGCGCGGCGGATCTGGGTATTGTCTCCGACGCAATCGACACCACCGACTTGCAGACCCGAGCCTTCCACGATGATCCGCTGGTGCTGATTCTGCCTTTGCAACATCCGCTGTCTGACGCGACCGAAATCAGTTTCAGCGACGCACTGCGCCACGACTTCGTCGGTCTGCATGCCGACAGCGCACTGGCGGTGTACCTGGAGGAACAGGCCCTGCACAGCGGCTCGCGGATGCAGATCCGCATTCGCGCCGATGGTTTCGACGGGGTGATGCGCATGGTGGCCCGCGGTGCCGGGCTGGGTATCGTGCCGCTGGCGGCGGTTCAGCGCGCCGGGCCGCAATCCTTCAAGACCCTGCCGATGAATGAAGGCTGGGCGATGCGCAAACTGTTGCTGTGCGCCCGGGATTTCTCCACGTTGCCGCCCTATGCCACAGCCTTGTTGCAAGCCTTGGCACTCCCCGGAGATTGA
- a CDS encoding sulfite exporter TauE/SafE family protein, with translation MNALADFYQNLGLALSLLVIATFVVAGMIKGVIGLGLPTVAMGLLGLAMAPSQAAALLIIPATLTNVWQLAFGGHLQGLVKRLWPMLLAIFLGTAVGTLWIGMAGGHWVVRGLGAALLLYVLSGLFLPTLSVSRRHEPWLGPLCGVITGVITSATGVFVIPAVPYMQALGLNRDELVQALGLSFTVSTLALAGGLLWRGSLGGAELSASLLALIPAVLGMLLGQWLRQRISAVLFKRMFFIGLGALGAHLLISG, from the coding sequence ATGAACGCACTCGCAGATTTCTATCAAAACCTCGGTCTGGCCCTTTCATTGCTGGTGATTGCGACCTTCGTCGTCGCTGGCATGATCAAGGGCGTGATCGGTCTCGGCCTGCCTACTGTCGCCATGGGTCTGCTCGGTCTGGCTATGGCACCGTCGCAGGCTGCGGCATTACTGATCATTCCGGCGACATTGACCAACGTCTGGCAACTGGCGTTCGGCGGGCATTTGCAGGGGCTGGTGAAACGCTTGTGGCCGATGCTGCTGGCGATCTTTCTCGGCACTGCCGTTGGCACCTTGTGGATTGGCATGGCAGGCGGGCATTGGGTGGTGCGCGGACTTGGCGCGGCGTTGTTGCTCTATGTGCTGAGCGGTTTGTTCCTGCCGACGCTGAGTGTCAGTCGCCGCCATGAACCGTGGCTCGGTCCGCTCTGTGGCGTGATCACCGGCGTCATCACTTCGGCTACCGGTGTGTTCGTGATTCCCGCCGTCCCGTACATGCAGGCACTGGGTTTGAACCGTGATGAACTGGTCCAGGCGCTGGGCCTGTCCTTCACCGTGTCGACCCTGGCGCTGGCCGGCGGATTGCTCTGGCGCGGGTCGCTCGGCGGCGCGGAACTGAGCGCTTCGCTGCTGGCGCTGATCCCGGCGGTGCTCGGCATGTTGCTCGGCCAATGGCTGCGTCAGCGCATCAGCGCCGTGCTGTTCAAGCGGATGTTTTTCATCGGTCTGGGCGCGCTCGGCGCCCATCTGCTGATCAGCGGTTAG
- a CDS encoding putative quinol monooxygenase: MSERQGFILHAKTRPEKAEAFEAFFRAYVEPSRAEPGCIEYHMLRDKEDPSLFIFYEIWESQAHLDVHSNLPHMQQFLAQRMEYLERDFDIRPIEMLSASSANR, from the coding sequence ATGAGCGAACGTCAGGGTTTCATCCTGCACGCCAAGACCCGCCCGGAAAAAGCCGAGGCCTTCGAAGCGTTTTTCCGCGCTTATGTCGAGCCGAGCCGCGCCGAACCCGGCTGCATCGAGTACCACATGCTGCGCGACAAGGAAGACCCGAGCCTGTTCATCTTTTACGAGATCTGGGAAAGCCAGGCGCATCTGGACGTGCACTCGAACCTGCCGCACATGCAGCAATTCCTGGCCCAGCGCATGGAGTATCTGGAGCGGGATTTCGATATCCGCCCGATTGAAATGCTCAGCGCGTCATCCGCTAACCGCTGA
- a CDS encoding NAD(P)H-dependent oxidoreductase, which translates to MKKVLLLNGGKKFAHSDGRYNTTLHEAALSVLDRGGVDVKSTFIDEGYDIAEEVAKFLWADVIIYQMPGWWMGAPWTVKKYIDEVFTEGHGSLYASDGRTRSDASQKYGSGGLIHGKQYMLSLTWNAPQQAFDDPTDFFEAKGVDAVYFPFHKANQFLGMTGLPTFLCVDVMKRPNIEADVARYEQHLTEVFGLKA; encoded by the coding sequence ATGAAAAAAGTGCTGTTGCTCAATGGCGGTAAAAAATTCGCCCACTCCGACGGTCGCTACAACACCACCCTGCATGAAGCGGCGCTGAGCGTGCTGGATCGCGGCGGTGTCGACGTCAAGTCCACCTTCATCGACGAGGGTTACGACATCGCCGAAGAAGTCGCCAAATTCCTCTGGGCCGACGTGATCATTTATCAGATGCCGGGCTGGTGGATGGGCGCGCCGTGGACCGTGAAGAAGTACATCGACGAAGTCTTCACCGAAGGCCACGGCAGCCTCTACGCCAGCGATGGCCGCACCCGTTCCGACGCGTCGCAGAAGTACGGCAGCGGCGGTCTGATCCACGGCAAGCAGTACATGCTGTCGCTGACCTGGAATGCACCGCAGCAGGCGTTTGATGATCCGACCGACTTCTTCGAAGCCAAAGGCGTGGACGCGGTGTACTTCCCGTTCCACAAGGCCAACCAGTTCCTCGGCATGACCGGCCTGCCGACGTTCCTCTGTGTGGACGTAATGAAACGCCCGAACATCGAGGCCGACGTGGCGCGTTACGAGCAGCATCTGACCGAGGTGTTTGGCCTCAAGGCCTGA
- a CDS encoding LysR family transcriptional regulator gives MKARSDELQIFVCVIECGSISAAAEQVGQTPSAVSRTLSRLEAKLDTTLINRTTRRMDLTEEGKYFFEQAKLILDQMDQLEERLSSRQQTPSGRLRINAASPFMLHAIVPYIDEFRRLYPDIQLELNSNDLIIDLLEQSTDVAIRIGTLADSTLHARSLGCSPLLIVASPAYLEKHGAPLEVADLSEHTLLGFTQNEGLNQWPLRYVHGDRWPITPAISASSGETVRHLALEGQGIACLSHFMTIDDIRAGRLKVLLAEFNSGYRQPINAVYYRNSQLALRIQCFLDFIQSKLAAYASADFKG, from the coding sequence GTGAAAGCCAGATCCGATGAGTTGCAGATTTTCGTCTGCGTGATCGAATGCGGTTCGATCTCCGCCGCCGCCGAGCAGGTCGGACAGACGCCGTCGGCGGTCAGCCGCACGCTGTCGCGGCTGGAAGCCAAGCTCGACACCACGCTGATCAACCGCACGACCCGGCGCATGGACCTGACCGAAGAGGGCAAGTATTTCTTCGAACAGGCCAAGCTGATCCTCGACCAGATGGATCAGCTCGAAGAACGCCTCTCTTCGCGCCAGCAAACGCCATCAGGACGACTGCGCATCAACGCCGCATCGCCGTTCATGCTCCACGCCATCGTGCCGTACATCGACGAATTCCGTCGGCTGTACCCGGACATCCAGCTCGAACTCAACAGCAACGACCTGATCATTGACCTGCTGGAACAAAGCACCGACGTCGCCATCCGCATCGGCACCCTCGCCGATTCGACGTTGCATGCCCGCTCGCTGGGTTGCAGTCCGCTGCTGATCGTCGCCAGTCCCGCGTATCTGGAAAAGCACGGCGCGCCGCTCGAAGTGGCCGATCTGAGCGAGCACACCTTGCTCGGTTTCACCCAGAACGAAGGCCTCAACCAGTGGCCGCTGCGTTACGTGCACGGCGACCGTTGGCCGATCACTCCGGCAATCAGTGCCTCCAGCGGCGAGACGGTCCGGCATCTGGCGCTGGAAGGCCAGGGCATTGCCTGCCTCTCGCATTTCATGACCATCGACGACATTCGTGCCGGGCGCCTCAAGGTGTTGCTGGCGGAATTCAACAGCGGTTATCGCCAGCCGATCAACGCGGTGTACTACCGCAACTCGCAGCTGGCGCTGCGCATCCAGTGCTTCCTGGATTTCATTCAGAGCAAACTGGCGGCTTACGCCAGCGCCGATTTCAAGGGCTGA
- a CDS encoding NAD-dependent epimerase/dehydratase family protein → MNVFVTGAAGFIGGSIATGLVQAGHTVTGLVRSAEQANELKALNITPVIGTLDDNALLAEQARAADAVINAASSDHRGAVEALLDALRGSNKVFLHTSGSSIVGDASGGKSSDVIYFEDNLPEPTVDKAARVAIDNLILAAAKEGVNSAVICNTLIYGHSLGVNRDSVQLPRLLKQARKSGVVRHVGTGQNIWSNVHIEDVVALYLLALTKNVPGTFYFVESGEASFIDMTTAMAQALNLGQPQDWPLKDAEAEWGYEMANYGLGSNSRVRGKHAREGLGWAPKRTSVVEWIRNEMV, encoded by the coding sequence ATGAACGTATTCGTCACCGGCGCTGCCGGTTTTATCGGCGGCTCCATCGCCACCGGTCTGGTCCAGGCTGGCCACACCGTCACCGGTCTTGTACGCAGCGCCGAACAGGCTAATGAGCTGAAGGCACTGAACATCACCCCGGTGATCGGCACCCTCGACGACAACGCATTGCTGGCCGAACAGGCCCGCGCCGCCGATGCCGTGATCAACGCCGCCAGCAGCGACCATCGCGGCGCGGTCGAAGCCTTGCTCGATGCCCTGCGCGGCTCGAACAAAGTGTTCCTGCACACCAGCGGTTCGAGCATCGTCGGCGACGCCTCGGGCGGCAAATCCAGCGACGTCATCTACTTCGAAGACAACCTGCCGGAGCCGACCGTCGACAAGGCCGCACGCGTGGCCATCGACAACCTGATCCTCGCCGCAGCGAAGGAAGGCGTGAACTCGGCCGTCATCTGCAACACCCTGATCTACGGCCACAGCCTGGGCGTCAATCGCGACAGCGTGCAACTGCCGCGCCTGCTGAAACAGGCGCGCAAAAGCGGCGTGGTGCGTCACGTCGGCACCGGCCAGAACATCTGGTCCAACGTGCACATCGAAGACGTGGTGGCGCTGTACCTGCTGGCCCTGACCAAAAACGTCCCGGGCACCTTCTACTTCGTCGAAAGCGGCGAAGCGTCGTTCATCGACATGACCACCGCCATGGCCCAAGCCTTGAATCTGGGCCAGCCACAAGACTGGCCACTGAAAGACGCCGAAGCCGAGTGGGGCTACGAAATGGCCAACTACGGCCTCGGCTCCAACAGTCGCGTACGCGGCAAACACGCCCGCGAAGGGCTGGGCTGGGCGCCGAAGCGCACGTCGGTGGTTGAATGGATTCGTAACGAAATGGTGTGA
- a CDS encoding GntP family permease, giving the protein MTPSFGYWLLVYAAVAIIALIVLIARYRLNPFIVITLISIGLALVAGMPPSGVVGAYEAGVGKTLGHIALVVALGTMLGKMMAESGGAEQMARTLIERFGEKNAHWAMVCIAFLVGLPLFFEVGFVLLVPIAFTVARRVGVSILMVGLPMVAGLSVVHALVPPHPAAMLAVQAYQASVGQTLLYAIAIGIPTAIIAGPLYAKFIVPRIQLPADNPLEKQFLEREPRDSLPGFGITMATILLPVVLMLIGGWANLISTPGSGFNQFLLFIGNSVIALLLATLLSFWTLGIAQGFNRESILKFTNECLAPTASITLLVGAGGGLNRILVDAGVTDQIVGLAQEFHLSPLIMGWLFAALMRIATGSATVAMTTASGVVAPVAIGLGYPHPELLVLATGAGSVIFSHVNDGGFWLIKEYFNMTVAQTFKTWTVLETLISVVAFALTVGLSYLL; this is encoded by the coding sequence ATGACACCGTCCTTCGGCTATTGGCTGCTAGTGTACGCCGCCGTTGCCATCATCGCCCTGATCGTTCTGATCGCCCGTTACCGACTCAATCCGTTCATTGTCATCACCCTGATTTCCATCGGTCTGGCGCTGGTGGCGGGGATGCCGCCGTCCGGCGTGGTGGGGGCGTATGAGGCCGGGGTGGGCAAGACGCTGGGGCACATTGCGCTGGTGGTGGCGCTGGGGACGATGCTCGGCAAGATGATGGCCGAGTCCGGCGGGGCCGAGCAGATGGCGCGCACGTTGATCGAACGTTTTGGCGAAAAGAACGCGCACTGGGCGATGGTGTGCATCGCGTTTCTGGTGGGGCTGCCGCTGTTTTTCGAAGTCGGTTTCGTGTTGCTGGTGCCGATTGCCTTTACCGTGGCGCGGCGGGTTGGCGTGTCGATTCTGATGGTCGGTCTGCCGATGGTCGCCGGTCTTTCGGTGGTGCATGCGCTGGTGCCGCCGCACCCGGCGGCGATGCTGGCGGTGCAGGCTTATCAGGCGTCGGTCGGGCAGACTTTGCTGTACGCGATTGCCATCGGCATTCCGACGGCGATCATTGCCGGCCCCCTGTACGCCAAATTCATCGTGCCACGCATTCAGTTGCCGGCGGATAACCCGCTGGAAAAACAATTCCTCGAACGCGAACCTCGTGACAGCCTGCCGGGTTTCGGCATTACCATGGCGACCATTCTGTTGCCGGTGGTGCTGATGCTGATCGGCGGCTGGGCCAACCTGATTTCCACGCCGGGCAGCGGTTTCAACCAGTTCCTGTTGTTCATCGGCAACTCGGTGATCGCGCTGTTGCTGGCGACGCTGTTGAGTTTCTGGACGCTCGGCATTGCCCAGGGTTTCAACCGCGAATCGATCCTCAAATTCACCAACGAATGCCTGGCACCGACCGCCAGCATCACCTTGCTGGTGGGCGCCGGCGGCGGTCTGAACCGGATTCTGGTGGACGCCGGGGTCACCGATCAGATCGTCGGCCTGGCGCAGGAATTTCATCTGTCGCCGTTGATCATGGGCTGGCTGTTCGCCGCATTGATGCGCATCGCCACCGGTTCGGCCACCGTCGCGATGACCACAGCTTCCGGCGTGGTCGCGCCAGTGGCCATCGGTCTGGGTTATCCACACCCGGAACTGCTGGTGCTGGCGACCGGCGCGGGCTCGGTTATCTTTTCCCACGTCAACGACGGCGGCTTCTGGTTGATCAAGGAATACTTCAACATGACGGTGGCCCAGACGTTCAAGACCTGGACGGTGCTGGAAACCCTGATCTCGGTTGTCGCTTTCGCCCTGACCGTCGGTCTTTCTTACCTGCTGTAG
- a CDS encoding MurR/RpiR family transcriptional regulator, giving the protein MDILYQIRARQDSFSAGEGRIARLMLDDVGFAASASLEELAQRAEVSTATLSRFARTVGCRDLRDLRLQLAQASGVGSRFLDPAGTPEQSAFYGQIVGDIETTLRQHLAAFDESRFADAVKLLGQARMIHAFGIGGCSTLCSDELQVRLVRLGYPIAVCHDAVMMRVTAASLSAEQVVIVCSLTGITPELLETVALARNYGARILAITRADSPLAELADIVLPLQGAETSFIYKPTAARYGMLLAIDVLATELALANPEDNQERLRRIKLALDEYRGGDDHLPLGD; this is encoded by the coding sequence ATGGACATCCTTTATCAGATCCGCGCCCGTCAGGATTCCTTCAGCGCCGGTGAAGGACGCATCGCCCGTCTGATGCTCGACGACGTAGGATTTGCCGCCTCCGCCAGCCTCGAAGAGCTGGCCCAGCGGGCCGAAGTCAGCACCGCCACGCTGTCGCGCTTCGCCCGCACCGTCGGTTGCCGCGACCTGCGCGACCTGCGCCTGCAACTGGCCCAGGCCAGCGGCGTCGGCAGCCGTTTCCTCGACCCGGCGGGCACGCCCGAGCAGTCGGCGTTTTACGGGCAGATCGTCGGCGATATCGAAACCACCTTGCGCCAGCATCTGGCGGCGTTCGACGAATCGCGCTTCGCCGATGCGGTGAAGTTGCTGGGCCAGGCACGGATGATCCACGCCTTCGGCATCGGCGGTTGCTCGACCCTGTGCAGCGATGAGTTGCAAGTGCGGCTGGTGCGCCTCGGCTACCCGATTGCGGTGTGCCACGACGCGGTGATGATGCGCGTCACCGCCGCCAGCCTCAGTGCCGAGCAGGTGGTGATCGTCTGTTCGCTGACCGGCATCACCCCGGAGTTGCTGGAGACCGTAGCGCTGGCGCGCAACTACGGCGCACGGATCCTCGCCATCACCCGCGCCGACTCGCCGCTGGCGGAACTGGCCGATATCGTCCTGCCGCTGCAAGGCGCCGAGACCTCGTTCATCTACAAACCGACGGCGGCGCGCTACGGCATGCTGCTCGCCATCGACGTGCTGGCCACCGAGCTGGCGCTGGCCAATCCTGAAGACAATCAAGAACGTCTGCGGCGGATCAAACTCGCCCTCGACGAATACCGTGGCGGCGACGATCACCTGCCGCTGGGAGACTGA
- a CDS encoding D-aminoacylase, whose amino-acid sequence MLYDTLIRNALVIDGSNSPGYAADVALLDGRIARIGDLRDARASDEIDAGGRVLAPGFIDVHTHDDTVVIRQPQMLPKLSQGVTTVIVGNCGISAAPVSLKGDPPDPMNLLGTAAAFVYPRFSDYRAAVEAANTTLNVAALVGHTALRSNHLDDLFRTATDAEISAMREQLRESLEAGALGLSTGLAYASAFSASTDEVMQLTEELNAFGAVYTTHLRSEFEPVLEAMDEAFRIGRHAQSPVIISHLKCAGAGNWGRSPQLLASLEEAAKTHPVGCDCYPYAASSSTLDLKQVTDAHRITITWSTPHPEMGGRDLMDIAAEWNLSLLDAAKRLQPAGAVYYGMDENDVRRILAHPLSMVGSDGLPEDPFPHPRLWGAFPRVLGHFSRDVGLFPLHTAVHKMTGLSAARFGLKERGEIREGHWADLVLFDPATVRDVADFNDPQRAAQGIEGVWINGVLSYRDGQANGQRPGRFLARQGDLRDGFR is encoded by the coding sequence ATGCTGTACGACACCCTGATTCGCAACGCCCTGGTCATCGACGGCAGCAACAGCCCCGGTTACGCCGCCGACGTGGCGCTCCTCGATGGCCGCATCGCGCGCATCGGTGATTTGCGCGATGCCCGCGCCAGCGATGAAATCGACGCCGGCGGCCGTGTGCTGGCACCGGGTTTCATCGACGTGCACACCCACGACGACACCGTGGTGATTCGCCAGCCACAAATGCTGCCCAAGCTCAGCCAGGGCGTGACCACGGTGATTGTCGGCAACTGCGGGATCAGCGCCGCACCGGTCAGTCTCAAGGGCGATCCACCGGATCCGATGAACCTGCTCGGCACTGCCGCCGCATTCGTCTACCCACGTTTCAGCGATTACCGCGCAGCGGTCGAAGCGGCCAATACCACGCTGAACGTCGCGGCACTGGTCGGGCATACGGCGCTGCGCAGCAATCATCTTGATGATCTGTTTCGCACCGCGACCGACGCTGAAATCAGCGCGATGCGCGAGCAGTTGCGTGAAAGCCTGGAGGCGGGCGCCCTCGGTTTATCCACAGGTCTGGCGTATGCGAGCGCGTTCTCGGCATCCACCGATGAAGTCATGCAACTGACCGAAGAATTGAATGCGTTCGGCGCGGTGTACACCACCCACCTGCGCAGTGAATTCGAACCGGTGCTGGAAGCGATGGACGAGGCCTTTCGCATCGGACGCCACGCACAGTCGCCGGTGATCATTTCCCACCTCAAATGCGCTGGCGCCGGTAACTGGGGGCGCAGTCCGCAGTTGCTTGCCTCGTTGGAAGAAGCGGCGAAAACTCACCCGGTCGGCTGTGATTGCTATCCGTATGCGGCGAGCTCTTCGACTCTGGATTTGAAGCAGGTCACCGACGCCCACCGCATTACCATCACCTGGTCGACGCCGCACCCGGAAATGGGCGGTCGCGACCTGATGGACATCGCTGCCGAATGGAACCTGTCGTTGCTCGACGCCGCCAAACGCCTGCAACCGGCGGGCGCGGTGTATTACGGGATGGACGAGAACGACGTGCGACGGATCCTTGCCCATCCGCTGTCGATGGTCGGCTCCGATGGTCTGCCGGAAGACCCGTTCCCGCATCCGCGCCTGTGGGGAGCCTTCCCACGTGTGCTCGGACATTTCAGTCGTGATGTCGGCCTCTTTCCCCTTCACACCGCCGTGCACAAGATGACCGGTCTGTCGGCCGCGCGTTTCGGCTTGAAGGAAAGGGGCGAGATTCGTGAAGGACACTGGGCGGATCTGGTGTTGTTCGATCCGGCGACCGTGCGTGATGTGGCGGATTTCAACGACCCGCAACGTGCCGCCCAAGGTATCGAGGGTGTGTGGATCAATGGTGTTTTGAGTTACCGCGACGGTCAGGCCAACGGCCAAAGACCAGGACGGTTCCTGGCGCGCCAGGGCGATCTGCGCGACGGCTTTCGTTGA
- a CDS encoding glyoxalase superfamily protein, translating into MSFGKTTPILRIFDEAKALEFYVDFLGFKIDWQHRFEPGFPLYLQVSRGECVLHLSEHHGDATPGSALRIETDELEAFQQQLVAKNYKFSHPGIQAMPWGSQDMTIADPFGNRLVFTNAISL; encoded by the coding sequence ATGAGCTTCGGCAAAACCACCCCGATCCTGCGGATTTTCGATGAAGCCAAGGCCTTGGAGTTCTATGTCGACTTCCTCGGTTTCAAGATCGATTGGCAGCATCGTTTCGAACCCGGTTTCCCGTTGTACCTGCAAGTCTCGCGCGGCGAGTGCGTGCTGCATTTGTCCGAACACCACGGCGATGCAACACCGGGTTCCGCCCTGCGGATCGAGACCGATGAGCTGGAGGCGTTCCAGCAGCAGTTGGTCGCCAAGAACTACAAGTTCTCGCACCCGGGGATTCAGGCCATGCCGTGGGGCAGCCAGGACATGACTATCGCCGATCCGTTCGGCAATCGCCTGGTGTTCACCAACGCGATCAGCCTCTAA
- a CDS encoding AraC family transcriptional regulator → MQSLGFTSVPPLLKYLRHAEHLGLAIEPALAAAGLQAQQLSDNSLRLPGETHERLLDYFCEHSGDPLFGLNAANFVLPNSWSVLGYITMNCATLGDAMSRIMPFEKLVGDMGVSRAEVHDSHVHLIWSCRFERPRIRRHLVENVLGSWLQYARWIADTQLSPAAVWLEHSIPADTTQAQYEQFFECPVLFDQPYSALIVPLPYLQLPLRQADAHLLRTLEEHAQSLMATLEDASLEQRVKSILRQLLKEGLPRKEQVAEHLAVSVRTLQRQLHQAGTSYQQILDELRQELAEHYLLNSTLPIQDIAQYLGFTEPRSFHRTFKSRRGMPPGEFRQTHRVANDS, encoded by the coding sequence ATGCAATCGCTCGGCTTCACCTCCGTTCCGCCGCTGCTCAAATACCTGCGCCATGCCGAACATCTGGGCCTGGCCATCGAGCCTGCGTTGGCGGCGGCCGGGTTGCAGGCGCAGCAGTTGAGCGACAACAGCCTGCGTCTGCCGGGTGAAACCCATGAGCGGTTGCTCGATTACTTTTGCGAGCACTCGGGCGATCCGTTGTTCGGTCTCAACGCCGCGAATTTTGTGCTGCCCAACTCGTGGAGCGTGCTGGGTTACATCACCATGAATTGCGCGACATTGGGCGATGCCATGAGCCGCATCATGCCGTTCGAAAAACTGGTGGGCGACATGGGCGTCAGCCGCGCCGAGGTGCACGACAGCCACGTGCACCTGATCTGGAGCTGCCGCTTTGAACGCCCGCGGATTCGCCGGCATCTGGTGGAAAACGTGCTCGGCTCCTGGCTGCAATACGCACGCTGGATCGCCGACACCCAACTGTCGCCGGCCGCGGTGTGGCTGGAACACTCGATCCCGGCGGACACCACGCAGGCGCAGTACGAACAGTTTTTTGAATGCCCGGTGCTGTTCGATCAGCCGTATTCCGCGCTGATCGTGCCGTTGCCGTATTTGCAGTTGCCGTTGCGTCAGGCCGATGCGCATTTGCTGCGCACGCTGGAAGAACACGCGCAAAGTCTGATGGCGACGCTGGAGGATGCATCCCTGGAGCAGCGGGTCAAAAGCATCCTGCGCCAGTTGCTCAAGGAAGGCCTGCCGCGCAAGGAACAGGTGGCCGAACATCTCGCCGTCTCGGTGCGCACGCTGCAACGCCAGCTGCATCAGGCCGGCACTTCGTATCAGCAGATCCTCGATGAACTGCGCCAGGAACTGGCCGAGCATTACCTGCTCAACAGCACCTTGCCGATTCAGGACATCGCCCAGTATCTGGGCTTCACCGAACCACGCTCGTTTCACCGCACCTTCAAGAGCCGACGCGGGATGCCGCCCGGTGAGTTTCGGCAGACTCACCGGGTAGCGAACGACAGTTAG